A window of the Pseudomonas fluorescens genome harbors these coding sequences:
- the fliG gene encoding flagellar motor switch protein FliG, whose product MSDNRAAVAKLSRVDKAAILLLSLGSTDAAQVLRHMGPKEVQRVGVAMAQMGNVHREQVEQVMSEFVDIVGDQTSLGVGSDDYVRKMLTQALGEDKANGLIDRILLGGNTSGLDSLKWMEPRAVADVIRYEHPQIQAIVVAYLDPDQAGEVLGNFDHKVRLDIILRVSSLNTVQPAALKELNQILEKQFSGNSNASRTTLGGIKRAADIMNFLDSSIEGQLMDSIREVDEDLSGQIEDLMFVFNNLADVDDRGIQALLREVSSDVLVLALKGSDEGVKEKIFKNMSKRAAELLRDDLEAKGPVRVSDVETAQKEILTIARRMAEAGEIVLGGKGGEEMI is encoded by the coding sequence ATGAGTGATAACCGAGCCGCCGTCGCCAAACTGTCCCGGGTCGATAAAGCCGCGATTCTGCTGCTGTCCCTGGGCTCGACCGATGCCGCACAAGTGCTGCGCCACATGGGGCCCAAAGAGGTTCAGCGTGTAGGTGTGGCCATGGCCCAGATGGGCAACGTCCACCGTGAGCAGGTCGAGCAGGTCATGAGCGAGTTCGTCGACATCGTCGGCGATCAGACCAGCCTGGGCGTCGGCTCCGACGACTACGTGCGCAAAATGCTCACTCAGGCCCTGGGTGAAGACAAGGCCAACGGCCTGATCGACCGCATTCTGCTGGGCGGCAACACCAGTGGCCTCGACAGCCTGAAATGGATGGAGCCGCGCGCCGTCGCCGACGTGATCCGTTACGAGCACCCGCAGATCCAGGCGATCGTGGTCGCGTACCTCGATCCGGATCAGGCCGGTGAAGTGCTGGGCAACTTCGACCACAAGGTGCGTCTGGACATCATCCTGCGCGTCTCGTCGTTGAACACCGTGCAGCCGGCCGCGCTGAAAGAATTGAACCAGATCCTCGAGAAGCAGTTCTCGGGCAACTCGAACGCCTCGCGCACCACCCTGGGTGGCATCAAGCGGGCGGCGGACATCATGAACTTCCTCGACAGCTCGATCGAAGGCCAGCTCATGGACTCGATCCGCGAAGTCGACGAAGACCTGTCCGGTCAGATCGAAGACCTCATGTTCGTGTTCAACAACCTGGCCGATGTCGACGACCGCGGTATCCAGGCACTGTTGCGCGAAGTGTCTTCCGATGTGCTGGTGCTGGCCCTCAAGGGGTCGGACGAAGGCGTCAAGGAGAAGATTTTCAAGAACATGTCCAAGCGTGCCGCCGAACTGCTGCGCGACGACCTCGAGGCCAAGGGCCCGGTGCGCGTCAGCGACGTGGAGACCGCGCAGAAGGAAATCCTCACCATCGCCCGCCGTATGGCCGAAGCCGGAGAAATTGTGCTCGGTGGCAAGGGCGGCGAGGAAATGATCTAA
- the fliH gene encoding flagellar assembly protein FliH yields MDKHDDDVTDLIRARDVRGFDTWALPSFDPPKPEPEPEPEPEPPEMEEVPLEEVQPLTLEELESIRQEAYNEGFAIGEKEGFHSATLKVRQEAEVVLTAKVNNLEQLMGHLFEPIAEQDTQIEKSLVDLVQHIAKQVIQRELAIDSTQIEHVMRDALKLLPLGVGNVRLYVNPQDFEQVKALRERHEETWRIVEDESLLPGGCRVETDHSRIDASIETRVSQVMAKLFDQLHEQALHPAEPDLSLDLPESPKPAPVAEEPLADAPDAP; encoded by the coding sequence ATGGACAAGCATGACGACGATGTGACGGACCTGATCCGTGCCCGGGACGTTCGCGGTTTCGATACCTGGGCCTTGCCCAGCTTCGACCCGCCGAAGCCGGAACCCGAGCCGGAACCGGAGCCCGAACCGCCGGAAATGGAAGAAGTGCCGCTGGAAGAAGTCCAGCCACTGACCCTGGAAGAACTCGAAAGCATCCGTCAGGAGGCCTACAACGAGGGCTTCGCCATCGGCGAAAAGGAAGGCTTTCACAGCGCCACCCTCAAGGTGCGCCAGGAAGCCGAAGTGGTCCTGACGGCCAAGGTCAACAACCTTGAGCAACTGATGGGCCACCTGTTCGAGCCCATCGCCGAGCAAGACACCCAGATCGAAAAGTCGCTGGTCGACCTCGTGCAGCACATCGCCAAACAGGTGATTCAGCGCGAACTGGCCATCGACTCGACGCAGATCGAACACGTCATGCGCGACGCCCTCAAGCTGTTGCCGCTGGGCGTGGGCAATGTGCGGCTGTACGTCAATCCGCAGGATTTCGAACAGGTCAAAGCCCTGCGCGAACGTCATGAGGAAACCTGGCGCATCGTCGAGGATGAATCCCTGTTGCCGGGCGGTTGTCGGGTCGAGACTGACCACAGCCGGATCGACGCCAGCATCGAAACCCGCGTCAGCCAGGTCATGGCCAAGCTGTTCGACCAGTTGCACGAACAGGCTCTGCACCCGGCCGAGCCGGACCTGAGCCTGGACCTGCCGGAGTCGCCAAAACCGGCACCGGTCGCAGAAGAGCCGCTCGCGGACGCCCCCGATGCGCCTTGA